Proteins encoded in a region of the Streptomyces akebiae genome:
- a CDS encoding FAD-binding and (Fe-S)-binding domain-containing protein, producing MTETGGTTGRRGAVRARQAAGDADADAAESRAALSAALRAAGVRGETAFDATARALTMMDASNYRRVPLGVVAPRDADDVAAVLSVCRDHGVPVVARGGGTSIAGQATGTGVVLDFTRHLNRLVSLDPEARTAVVQPGLVLDRLQEAAAPHGLRFGPDPSTHSRCTLGGMIGNNSCGSHSVAWGTTADSVRELSVIGGSGDARRLAQGWSGAPEGLRPLVERELARLRTGFPDLPRRISGYALDALLPENGADVARSFCGSEGTLGVLTEAVVRLVEAPRARALAVLAYADESAAAEAAPGLLPLGPLTVEGMAADLVPPGATGLPPGGAWLFVEAGGDTPAEARARADALVRAAEAGDALVVTDPAAQRALWRIREDASGTATRMPDGTEAWPGWEDCAVPPARLGAYLRDFRGLLRAHDLRGTPYGHFGDGCIHVRVDFDLLTPRGVGRFRRFSEDLAELVTSHGGSLSGEHGDGQARAELLPTMYGTEMVRLFEQVKGVWDPDDLLNPGMLVRPAPLDTNLRFAVLPRTPVPVEFAYPDDGGDFSAAVRRCVGVAKCRTTEVSPASGAVMCPSFRATGEEEHSTRGRARLLHEMLAGEVVTDGWRSPEVRDALDLCLSCKGCRSDCPVGVDMATYKAEFLHHHYAGRRRPAAHYAMGWLPLWLRLVALTRTAGLVNFLAGVRPLAALARRLGGIAEERELPRPARVPFVRWYQRMLRERARPDGARGRPLRRDEPAEAPTETGADVTFEPAAHLADEETTATVLLWTDTFTEYLSPSVGQAALKVLEAAGLRVIVPPTLRTRRKPPWARKAKAGEEAALTRLRLTRTLFTLRQGRVCCGLTYISTGQLDRAREVLRRTLDLLDVFLDPVPGRLPDEDSGPAPRPLPVVVLEPSCAATLRTDLPELLPDDPRAHRLAASVITFAEALERHAPHWTPPAVDRPVVGQTHCHQHAVLGDAPDRRLRAAAGLTGDLSGGCCGLAGNFGFEKGHYDVSVACAEEQLLPAVRDAADDALVLADGFSCRTQLEQLAGRRGLHLAEVLAEGLGEEGPTAAESPTATEGR from the coding sequence ATGACGGAGACCGGGGGCACGACGGGCCGCCGCGGTGCCGTGCGCGCGCGGCAGGCGGCAGGTGACGCGGACGCGGACGCGGCGGAGTCGCGGGCCGCGCTGTCGGCCGCGCTGCGGGCGGCGGGCGTGCGCGGCGAGACCGCGTTCGACGCGACCGCACGCGCGCTGACGATGATGGACGCGTCCAACTACCGGCGTGTGCCGCTGGGCGTGGTCGCGCCCCGGGACGCGGACGACGTGGCGGCCGTCCTGTCCGTCTGCCGCGACCACGGCGTCCCGGTCGTCGCGCGCGGCGGGGGCACGTCGATCGCCGGACAGGCCACGGGCACGGGCGTCGTCCTGGACTTCACCCGTCACCTGAACCGGCTGGTCTCCCTGGACCCCGAGGCGCGCACGGCGGTCGTCCAGCCCGGCCTGGTCCTGGACCGCCTCCAGGAGGCCGCCGCCCCGCACGGCCTCCGCTTCGGCCCCGACCCCTCCACCCACAGCCGCTGCACCCTCGGCGGCATGATCGGCAACAACTCCTGCGGCTCGCACTCGGTCGCCTGGGGCACCACGGCGGACAGCGTGCGCGAGCTGTCGGTGATCGGCGGGAGCGGAGACGCACGGAGACTGGCCCAGGGGTGGTCCGGCGCCCCGGAAGGCCTGCGCCCGCTGGTGGAGCGGGAGTTGGCCCGTCTGCGCACCGGCTTCCCCGACCTCCCCCGCCGGATCTCCGGGTACGCCCTGGACGCCCTCCTCCCGGAGAACGGCGCGGACGTGGCCCGCTCCTTCTGCGGCTCCGAGGGCACGCTCGGAGTGCTCACGGAAGCGGTCGTACGGCTCGTCGAGGCGCCCCGCGCGCGTGCCCTCGCCGTCCTGGCGTACGCCGACGAGAGCGCGGCGGCCGAGGCGGCCCCCGGTCTGCTGCCCCTCGGCCCGCTGACGGTGGAGGGCATGGCCGCGGACCTCGTCCCGCCGGGGGCGACCGGCCTCCCGCCGGGCGGGGCCTGGCTGTTCGTGGAGGCGGGGGGTGACACACCCGCCGAGGCGCGGGCCCGCGCCGACGCCCTGGTCCGCGCGGCCGAGGCCGGCGACGCGCTCGTGGTCACGGACCCCGCCGCGCAGCGCGCGCTCTGGCGCATCCGGGAGGACGCGAGCGGAACGGCCACCCGGATGCCCGACGGCACCGAGGCCTGGCCGGGCTGGGAGGACTGCGCGGTACCACCCGCCCGGCTCGGCGCGTACCTGCGCGACTTCCGGGGCCTGCTGCGCGCCCACGACCTGCGCGGCACGCCCTACGGCCACTTCGGCGACGGCTGCATCCACGTCCGCGTCGACTTCGACCTCCTGACCCCGAGAGGCGTCGGCCGCTTCCGCCGCTTCTCCGAGGACCTGGCCGAACTGGTCACCTCGCACGGCGGCTCCCTCTCCGGCGAACACGGCGACGGCCAGGCCCGCGCGGAACTCCTGCCGACGATGTACGGCACCGAGATGGTCCGGCTCTTCGAGCAGGTGAAGGGCGTCTGGGACCCCGACGATCTCCTGAACCCCGGCATGCTCGTCCGCCCCGCACCCCTGGACACCAACCTCCGCTTCGCGGTCCTCCCGCGCACTCCCGTGCCGGTGGAGTTCGCGTACCCGGACGACGGCGGTGACTTCTCCGCGGCGGTACGACGCTGCGTGGGCGTCGCGAAGTGCCGTACGACCGAGGTGAGTCCGGCCTCCGGAGCCGTCATGTGCCCCTCCTTCCGCGCCACCGGGGAGGAGGAGCACTCCACCCGGGGCCGGGCCCGCCTGCTGCACGAGATGCTGGCCGGCGAGGTCGTCACCGACGGCTGGCGCTCACCCGAGGTGCGGGACGCCCTCGACCTCTGCCTCTCCTGCAAGGGCTGCCGCTCCGACTGCCCGGTCGGCGTCGACATGGCCACCTACAAGGCGGAGTTCCTCCACCACCACTACGCGGGGCGCCGCCGCCCGGCCGCCCACTACGCGATGGGGTGGCTGCCGCTGTGGCTCCGCCTGGTGGCCCTTACGCGCACGGCAGGACTGGTCAACTTCCTGGCCGGGGTGCGCCCCTTGGCCGCGCTCGCCAGACGGCTGGGTGGAATCGCGGAGGAGCGGGAGTTGCCCCGGCCGGCGAGGGTGCCGTTCGTGCGCTGGTACCAGCGGATGCTCAGGGAGCGGGCGAGGCCGGACGGTGCCAGGGGCCGTCCCCTCCGTCGGGATGAACCGGCGGAAGCGCCGACCGAGACGGGCGCCGACGTGACCTTCGAGCCCGCCGCCCACTTGGCGGACGAGGAGACGACGGCGACGGTGCTGCTGTGGACGGACACCTTCACGGAGTACCTCTCGCCGTCCGTGGGGCAGGCGGCGTTGAAGGTGCTGGAGGCGGCCGGCCTGCGGGTGATCGTGCCGCCCACGCTGCGGACGAGGCGCAAGCCACCCTGGGCGCGGAAGGCGAAGGCGGGCGAGGAGGCCGCCCTCACCCGACTGCGGCTCACGCGCACCCTGTTCACGCTGCGGCAGGGCCGGGTCTGCTGCGGACTGACGTACATCTCGACGGGCCAGCTCGACCGGGCCCGCGAGGTACTGCGCCGCACCCTCGACCTGCTCGACGTGTTCCTGGACCCCGTTCCGGGGCGGCTCCCGGACGAGGATTCCGGCCCCGCCCCGCGCCCCCTCCCCGTCGTCGTCCTCGAACCGAGCTGCGCGGCGACGCTCCGCACCGACCTCCCCGAACTCCTCCCCGACGACCCGAGGGCCCACCGACTCGCCGCCTCGGTCATCACCTTCGCCGAAGCGCTCGAACGCCACGCGCCGCACTGGACCCCGCCCGCCGTCGACCGCCCGGTCGTCGGCCAGACCCACTGCCACCAGCACGCGGTCCTGGGCGACGCCCCCGACCGCCGCCTCCGCGCCGCCGCCGGCCTCACCGGCGACCTCAGCGGCGGCTGCTGCGGCCTCGCAGGCAACTTCGGCTTCGAGAAGGGCCACTACGACGTCTCCGTGGCCTGCGCCGAGGAGCAACTCCTCCCGGCGGTCCGGGACGCGGCCGACGACGCGCTCGTCCTGGCGGACGGCTTCTCCTGCCGGACCCAGCTGGAGCAGCTGGCGGGAAGGCGGGGGCTGCACCTGGCGGAGGTGCTGGCGGAGGGGCTGGGGGAGGAGGGGCCGACAGCGGCAGAGAGCCCAACAGCGACAGAGGGGCGGTGA